In the Arthrobacter sp. Soc17.1.1.1 genome, GCGCGCTGCGCGAGCTGCGAGGTGGGGAGCCACGGCAGGGCCGCACGCCAGGCGGCGAAGGCCCACAGCAGCAGGTGGTGGCGCTGGTGCAGGTGCGCGTTCTCGTGGGTCAGGACCGCGTCGAGTTCGGCGCGGCTGAGGAGGTCCATGAGGCCGTCCGACATCACCGTCACGGAGCGGGCGCCGCCCGGGAGGCAGTAGGCCACGGGCGCGGGATGGCTGATCACGAGCGTGGCGGGCTGGTCGGCGGCAGGGGAGCTCAGCAGGTTGAGCATGTCCCGGTGGCGCCGGCGCTGCCGGCGGATGCGGACGAAGGTCAGCGCCAGGGTGAAGAGGAGGTGTGCGAACAGCAGGGTCGCGGCACTGATCGCGAAGACGTGGATCACGCCGAGCGTCGCCGCGGAGTCGTCATCGACCAGGATGCGGAAGAACCCGACCGACGCCGAGACGAGGTTGTCGCCGAGCGGCTCGAGACCCCAGACGAGCATCGCGCCGATCATGGACAGCCCTCCGGCGAGGGCGATCGACTGCCAGAGCACCATGGCCGTGAAGGGTGCGCGGGCGGGCCAGGAGGCCCGGGAGAGCGCGATCGGAGCGGGCCACGCGAGGATGATCGCGAGAGCCGCGAGCAGGTAGGAGGCCCAGAACACCGAAGGGTCAGCTGCCGCCGAGCAGCTTGCGGAGGGTCTCGGCCTCGGCCTCGGAGACGCTGCCGATGAAGCGTGCGAGGACGGCTTCGCGGTCCGGCGCCGTCACGAGCACCTCGTGCATGAGCTCCGCGGTGTGGTCCTCACGGCTCGTCACGGACCGGTACCGGTGCGGGCGGCTGTCGCGCTCCCGCTCCACGAGGCCCTTCTTCTCGAGCCGGGACAGCACCGTCAGGACCGTCGTGACGGCGAGTTCGCGTCCCACCTGCCCCGTCGGTGCCTCGGCGATCGCGTCCCTGAGTGCATTCGCGTGCATCGCCTCCGGTGTCGCCCACAGCAGGTCCATCACCGTGCGTTCGAGGTCTCCGAGCGTTGCCATGTTCTTCCTTCGATCAGTGCAGGACCGGATCCCGCCTGGGCTCCGGTCCGCTCCCAGGAGGGAGCGATGAGGCGTGGTGCATCTAACCTACCGCGTCGGCCCGCACATTTCTACTCCACGTAGAAATACGTGGACATTTGTTCTACGATATGTAGAAGAACTTCTTCTACAGCTTGTAGAAGTTCCGCGTCGCCGGCGTACGGCACTGCCGAAAGGGTCCGATGGAAGCCTTGGAGATTGCCCGCTGGCAATTCGGGATCACGACCGTCTACCACTTCCTCATGGTCCCGCTGACCATCGGGCTCGGTCTCCTGGTCGCGACGATGCAGACCATGTGGCACCGCACGGGCAAGGAGCACTACCTCAGGATGACGAAGTTCTGGGGGAAGCTCTTCCTCATCAACTTCATCATGGGCGTGGCCACCGGCCTCGTGCAGGAGTTCCAGTTCGGCATGGCGTGGAGCGAGTACAGCCGCTTCGTGGGGGACGTCTTCGGGGCGCCGCTGGCGATGGAGGCGCTCCTCGCCTTCTTCGTCGAATCGACCTTCCTCGGCCTCTGGATCTTCGGCTGGGACCGCCTGCCCCGGCTGGTCCACCTGCTGAGCCTCTGGGCCGCCGTCCTGGCCTCCGTCTTCTCCGCCTACTTCATCCTCGTGGCCAACTCCTGGATGCAGCACCCCGTGGGCGTCGAGATGGTCGACGGCAGGCCCGTGATGGTCGACGCGTGGGCCGTCTTCACCAACAACACCGCCCTCGTCGCCTTCCCGCACACGCTCTTCGGAGCCCTCGCGGTGGCCGGGGCCTTCCTGCTCGGGATCAGCTGGTACCACCTGTGGAA is a window encoding:
- a CDS encoding BlaI/MecI/CopY family transcriptional regulator, which gives rise to MATLGDLERTVMDLLWATPEAMHANALRDAIAEAPTGQVGRELAVTTVLTVLSRLEKKGLVERERDSRPHRYRSVTSREDHTAELMHEVLVTAPDREAVLARFIGSVSEAEAETLRKLLGGS
- a CDS encoding M56 family metallopeptidase — encoded protein: MFWASYLLAALAIILAWPAPIALSRASWPARAPFTAMVLWQSIALAGGLSMIGAMLVWGLEPLGDNLVSASVGFFRILVDDDSAATLGVIHVFAISAATLLFAHLLFTLALTFVRIRRQRRRHRDMLNLLSSPAADQPATLVISHPAPVAYCLPGGARSVTVMSDGLMDLLSRAELDAVLTHENAHLHQRHHLLLWAFAAWRAALPWLPTSQLAQRAVSELIEMLADDEALRHVDEPTLVRAIAIVGSGALPPSRDELDDPLADPLTGPGAGSRTDQGPPGTTGAADVTGGTGDARSTAHRLRRLLTPLPPLSRFQQGLALSTAGMLLVVPPALLVAPELLG